In Mycobacterium sp. ITM-2016-00317, the genomic window GCACCGTCAGCGCTGCGCACCGGCTTGCGGCTGGCGATCGTCGGGTGCGTGCTGGCCGCACTGGTGCTGGTCGAGCTGACGTCCAGCCGGGGCGTGGGCTGGCGGCTGATCACCTTCACCTACCAGGCCAACCTGCTGGCCGCCGGGTACTACCTGTGGACCCTGGCCTCGCCGCGGGCCGACGCCCGCGTCGGGCTGCGCGGCGCGGTGGTGCTGTACGTGGTGATGGCAGGCGTGATCTGGAACCTGTTCCTGACCGAGTACAGCATGGGCTACACGCCGGCCAACATCCTGTTGCACGTCGTGGTCCCCGCGCTCGCGTTGGCCGACTGGCTGGTGGTCGGGCGCGGGACGGTCCCGGCGCCCCCGGTGCCGTGGTGGCAG contains:
- a CDS encoding Pr6Pr family membrane protein → MNIPAAPSALRTGLRLAIVGCVLAALVLVELTSSRGVGWRLITFTYQANLLAAGYYLWTLASPRADARVGLRGAVVLYVVMAGVIWNLFLTEYSMGYTPANILLHVVVPALALADWLVVGRGTVPAPPVPWWQPVAWLAYPAAYLALALLVLNRAGRRPPYYFLDPDTVGAATVALNVAALSACVLALGYTLLALRRGASTVRA